Proteins encoded in a region of the Scyliorhinus canicula chromosome 2, sScyCan1.1, whole genome shotgun sequence genome:
- the LOC119958427 gene encoding uncharacterized protein LOC119958427 — MDQFDPKVAEEDTRAIAASLSPISTSFKQEKEPDLDNKEDCLLTKEEGKVWSGKHTMEEKRLLALQQDSGIPYNTKKATAWGVRVWDEWAKTRNSYIMEQGLQRNELFLYVPELCYEITHDELNFWLCRFVLEVRRQDGSEYPPNSLRLLCCSILRHLRENCRRCDIDFFNKLKPDFAEFRATLDDRMKQLQRLGIGLVRKQAQPYTEDDEERLWQVVFHLRDAKSYSYAVYFYVCKVFSLCAAKDHHKLTVDQFEFGCDMISEYVEFTGRPSNPQDSLDKLKIVQTRQYADSPNPRCIVSLLRRYLSMIPSDGPFYRRPVPGSMQFSEQAIGVHTLERYSKEICEAAGISGHHTGHSGRVSSATTLYNRGFDEQSIKERTGPTGSLAKGYRRASPAQMKAMSDCLQPPNPLKKISACSPSSSSSSEDHSSQDEGPSNIIIISEDGTDHPQEATTIFSRPEVTITEQDGVLKIEMPSRTSPLLPLSSHQTITKLKIVKGDIVLELNV, encoded by the exons ATGGATCAGTTTGATCCTAAAGTTGCTGAGGAAGATACGAGAGCTATAGCTGCCTCTTTGTCTCCGATTTCTACCTCTTTTAAGCAAGAAAAGGAGCCTGATCTGGACAACAAAGAAGACTGCTTATTGACAAAGGAAGAGGGCAAAGTCTGGTCTGGCAAGCACACTATGGAGGAGAAGAggttgctggctttgcaacaagACAGTGGGATTCCATACAACACAAAAAAAGCAACAGCCTGGGGTGTCAGAGTTTGGGATGAGTGGGCTAAAACTCGAAATAGCTACATCATGGAGCAGGGCTTACAGCGCAATGAACTATTCCTTTACGTGCCCGAACTCTGCTACGAAATCACTCACGATGAACTTAATTTCTGGCTATGCAGGTTCGTGCTCGAAGTGCGGAGACAGGACGGCTCGGAGTACCCGCCCAACTCTCTCCGTCTCCTATGTTGTTCAATCCTGCGGCACCTGCGGGAGAACTGCAGGCGCTGCGACATTGATTTCTTCAACAAGCTGAAGCCAGACTTTGCCGAGTTCCGGGCCACCCTTGACGATCGGATGAAGCAGCTGCAGAGGCTGGGTATTGGGCTGGTGAGGAAGCAGGCCCAGCCATATACAGAGGATGACGAGGAGAGGCTGTGGCAGGTGGTTTTCCATCTCCGAGATGCAAAGAGCTACAGTTACGCTGTGTATTTCTACGTGTGCAAAGTATTTTCCCTCTGCGCCGCTAAGGACCACCATAAGCTAACAGTGGACCAGTTCGAATTTGGATGCGACATGATTAGTGAGTATGTGGAATTTACAGGCAGGCCAAGCAATCCTCAGGACAGCCTTGACAAGTTGAAAATAGTCCAGACAAGACAGTATGCAGATTCCCCAAACCCAAGATGCATAGTTTCTCTGCTACGACGCTACCTTAGTATGATTCCCTCAGATGGTCCATTCTACCGCCGCCCCGTGCCTGGCAGCATGCAGTTTTCTGAGCAGGCAATAGGAGTTCACACTTTGGAGCGATACTCCAAAGAGATATGTGAAGCTGCAGGAATTTCAGGCCACCACACGGGACACTCAGGAAGG gtCAGCAGTGCAACAACCCTGTACAACCGTGGCTTCGATGAGCAGTCAATTAAAGAACGAACAGGGCCAACAGGCAGTTTGGCAAAAGGTTACAGGAGAGCCTCTCCTGCCCAGATGAAGGCCATGTCGGACTGCCTGCAGCCTCCCAATCCTCTGAAGAAGATTTCAGCTTGTTCACCCTCATCATCTTCCTCATCAGAAGACCACAGTTCTCAAGATGAAGGCCCAAGCAATATCATCATCATATCGGAAGATGGGACTGATCACCCACAAGAAGCTACAACTATATTCAGTAGACCTGAGGTGACGATCACAGAACAGGATGGTGTACTGAAGATTGAAATGCCTTCCAGGACCTCCCCACTGTTGCCCTTGTCTTCACATCAGACCATTACGAAGTTAAAAATAGTGAAAGGAGACATTGTCTTAGAATTAAATGTATAA